From Pseudobdellovibrio exovorus JSS, a single genomic window includes:
- a CDS encoding outer membrane protein assembly factor, whose amino-acid sequence MKASLKLFIFVCLFSCLSVAAEPRYSVNLKDWPEDITNKIISVAPEIKEKNLSLSTLNSILKKIDSTLNFNSLKFAKISPNSSEVILIGEISPTIQKISFSGLSGLNETDALNIMGLNVNNILDEQNLHAGTDKLTQYYREQGYRFAQVSSEIVHETTIAKSVLFTVDRKQKTQLSNITLTGLNSPVVQRQIEKSLQRNFWRSTVNQETLSKINTRLRGLLSNQGYYQTQIPSPQIIFAADELSARLSYKFETSPRFYIEVINSHRFEHTYLEDDILKLNTFVAKDGNMIPDLIEDLKAFYVAEGFPHVEVTSTEITKDNINQIFLNVQEGPFTKIADFTITGQYSRDENFYKKKFYELSSQKVQDKTYLKEDIELAAKNLLIYLQNDGYVNAKLSRIYVSTEKESPQNGIILLQLDEGQQVKLSDVQFTGVSEEYQTEVQGILGTYAGQNLSLIQLENNIVRLKEYYQEKGYIEYELVNEGPELISYSDNNSEAKLNFKIKEGPLVKVQSILIEGNTRTKDRLIHIELDFKAGDTLTPQNIDESVARLQRTGHFNSVEITTLEKDSDISQRTVLVKVVERDPGVRLLGFGLTDENRGTLHGYAGIAYRNFFGWGVGLSARAELNYNFALLKYLEQKYIFGFVWPYLFDSRARFRTSATRSNTIADVTINKVTEAHIANFAIEQDFTSHVTGIFAYNVATYKDHGITNEDEIKYNYRSESLVIGSIGPTIDLDYRDNLFNPTKGSFSRLAAEYSTEFLGNNNVDDFYRIIGQTTHYFPINNDGWVFVQSLRGGYIKNIDSKGEGVPFDKRGFLLGGRTTIRGFESSEFFPSNQEIGASYRLLSSSSYELVKSEIRFPLSHKYDLSGAVFYDGGQVRIEGLNLTNKWRDAVGIAFRYNTPIGPLNLEYGHKLDKKAGESDGAFYLSVGVF is encoded by the coding sequence GTGAAAGCTTCTTTGAAACTTTTCATTTTTGTCTGTCTTTTTTCTTGTTTGTCGGTGGCGGCAGAACCGCGCTACTCAGTTAATTTAAAAGACTGGCCTGAAGACATTACAAACAAGATCATTTCTGTTGCACCCGAGATAAAGGAAAAAAATCTTTCTTTATCGACCCTGAACTCTATTCTTAAAAAAATTGATAGTACTTTAAATTTTAACTCACTGAAATTTGCCAAAATATCGCCGAATTCGTCAGAAGTTATTCTGATCGGCGAGATCTCACCGACTATTCAAAAGATCTCATTCTCTGGTCTGAGTGGACTAAATGAAACTGATGCCCTAAATATCATGGGTCTGAATGTAAATAATATTTTAGATGAACAGAATCTGCATGCAGGAACGGATAAACTCACACAATACTATCGTGAACAGGGCTATCGATTTGCACAGGTATCATCAGAAATTGTACACGAAACGACAATTGCTAAATCCGTTCTATTCACTGTCGACAGAAAGCAAAAAACACAGTTGAGTAACATCACCCTGACGGGCTTAAACAGCCCTGTTGTGCAAAGACAAATCGAAAAGTCATTACAACGCAATTTTTGGCGTTCAACTGTCAATCAAGAGACCTTAAGTAAGATTAATACGCGCTTAAGAGGCCTACTCAGCAATCAGGGATATTACCAAACACAAATTCCTTCCCCTCAAATTATTTTTGCAGCAGATGAGCTAAGCGCCCGCCTGAGCTATAAATTTGAAACGTCACCGCGCTTCTACATTGAAGTCATCAACTCGCACCGCTTCGAGCATACGTATTTAGAGGATGATATTTTAAAATTGAATACTTTTGTTGCTAAAGACGGCAACATGATTCCCGACCTCATTGAAGACCTAAAGGCCTTTTATGTTGCTGAAGGATTCCCCCATGTAGAGGTAACCTCAACGGAAATCACAAAAGACAACATCAACCAAATATTCTTAAATGTACAAGAAGGCCCCTTTACTAAAATTGCTGACTTCACTATTACAGGTCAGTACTCACGCGATGAAAATTTCTATAAAAAGAAATTCTATGAACTCTCTTCACAAAAAGTTCAAGACAAGACCTACCTTAAAGAAGATATTGAGTTAGCTGCTAAAAACTTACTTATCTATTTACAAAATGATGGCTATGTAAATGCGAAGTTATCACGCATTTATGTCTCTACCGAAAAAGAATCACCACAAAATGGTATTATCCTTTTACAGCTCGATGAAGGCCAACAAGTTAAGCTCTCAGATGTGCAATTCACAGGCGTGTCAGAAGAGTACCAAACAGAAGTCCAAGGAATCCTTGGCACCTACGCAGGCCAAAACCTGAGCTTAATTCAACTTGAAAACAACATCGTTCGCCTAAAAGAGTATTACCAAGAAAAAGGTTATATCGAATACGAGTTAGTCAATGAAGGGCCAGAGCTGATTTCCTACTCTGACAACAACAGCGAAGCCAAATTGAACTTTAAAATTAAAGAAGGGCCTTTGGTTAAAGTTCAATCTATCTTGATTGAAGGAAACACGCGCACAAAGGATAGATTGATTCATATTGAACTCGACTTTAAGGCTGGCGATACGCTCACACCGCAAAATATCGACGAATCTGTCGCTCGCCTTCAACGAACAGGACATTTTAACTCCGTTGAAATTACAACTTTAGAAAAAGACAGTGATATTTCGCAGAGGACTGTTCTTGTAAAAGTCGTAGAACGCGACCCTGGTGTCCGTCTTTTAGGTTTCGGTTTAACGGATGAAAATCGCGGAACCTTACATGGATACGCAGGGATTGCTTATCGAAACTTCTTCGGCTGGGGTGTCGGTCTTTCCGCCCGTGCAGAGCTTAATTACAATTTCGCTCTTTTAAAGTACCTAGAACAAAAATATATCTTCGGTTTTGTTTGGCCTTACCTATTTGATAGCCGTGCGCGCTTTAGAACAAGTGCGACTCGTTCAAATACAATTGCCGACGTGACTATCAATAAAGTGACAGAAGCTCACATTGCTAATTTTGCTATTGAACAAGATTTCACATCCCATGTAACTGGAATATTTGCGTACAATGTGGCGACTTATAAAGATCACGGGATCACCAACGAAGATGAAATTAAATACAATTACAGAAGTGAAAGTTTGGTTATTGGATCTATTGGTCCAACAATTGATTTGGATTATCGCGACAATCTTTTCAATCCAACAAAAGGTAGTTTCTCGCGTCTAGCTGCGGAATATTCAACAGAATTCTTAGGCAATAACAATGTGGATGATTTCTATCGTATTATTGGACAGACGACACATTACTTCCCGATCAATAATGACGGTTGGGTTTTTGTACAATCACTACGTGGTGGTTATATAAAAAATATCGACTCAAAAGGTGAAGGCGTTCCTTTTGATAAACGCGGTTTCCTGCTGGGAGGTCGTACAACAATTCGTGGTTTTGAATCCTCTGAATTCTTTCCATCAAATCAAGAAATCGGCGCCTCTTATCGTCTACTTTCAAGTTCGAGCTATGAACTTGTAAAGTCTGAAATTCGTTTCCCTTTAAGCCATAAATATGATCTTTCTGGAGCTGTTTTTTATGATGGTGGACAGGTTCGTATTGAAGGACTTAATCTTACAAATAAATGGCGCGATGCCGTAGGAATTGCCTTCCGCTATAACACTCCCATTGGCCCATTAAACCTAGAATACGGGCACAAACTTGATAAAAAAGCAGGCGAATCAGACGGCGCATTTTATTTGTCCGTAGGCGTTTTCTAA
- a CDS encoding MmgE/PrpD family protein, producing the protein MRQHKLRVYPSKETLNRQDQLAWKMAEICTDNATIKDDVIDMVINRVIDNASVAIAAANRRPVASARSMALAHPRAGGATVFGMPNDQKFSCEWAAWANGTAVRELDYHDTFLAADYSHPGDNIPPILAVAQQMGKTGKDFIRGAVAGYELHVDLVKAICLHKHKKDHIAHLAPASAGGIGALLNLPTEIVYQAIQQAVHVSFTTRQSRKGEISSWKAYAPAHAGKLAIEAADRCMRGEGAPSPIYEGEDSVIAYMLDGKDGQYLVTLPETGEEKRAILETYTKEHSAEYQSQALIDLAARMKTKITNFEDIKEIVIHTSHHTHYVIGTGANDPQKMDPKASRETLDHSIMYIFAVALQDGTWHHVDSYAPERANRPDTVRLWNKIRTVEDAKWTEMYHDQDPNKKRFGGRVEIIFNNGEKLVDELGVANAHPAGAKPFKRADYIRKFDTLTSEIITKDERNRFISLCERLPELTATEIQQLNVQIPIDKLINNKRDQKGIF; encoded by the coding sequence ATGCGTCAACACAAGCTACGTGTGTACCCATCAAAAGAAACCTTAAACCGCCAAGATCAATTGGCTTGGAAAATGGCAGAAATCTGTACAGACAACGCTACCATCAAAGATGATGTTATCGACATGGTCATCAATCGCGTTATCGACAATGCTTCGGTTGCCATTGCTGCTGCGAACAGACGCCCTGTTGCTTCTGCACGTTCTATGGCTTTAGCTCACCCGCGTGCTGGTGGTGCTACAGTTTTCGGGATGCCGAATGATCAAAAATTTTCTTGTGAATGGGCAGCATGGGCCAATGGAACTGCAGTTCGTGAATTAGATTATCACGACACTTTCTTAGCTGCTGACTACTCTCACCCTGGCGACAACATCCCACCAATATTAGCTGTAGCTCAACAAATGGGTAAAACTGGTAAAGATTTTATCCGTGGTGCAGTAGCTGGCTATGAATTACACGTAGATCTAGTTAAAGCTATTTGCTTACACAAACATAAAAAAGATCATATCGCCCACTTAGCACCTGCATCTGCTGGTGGTATTGGTGCTTTATTAAATTTACCAACTGAAATCGTTTACCAAGCGATCCAACAAGCGGTTCACGTGTCTTTCACTACTCGTCAATCTCGTAAAGGCGAAATCTCATCTTGGAAAGCTTATGCACCTGCTCACGCTGGTAAGTTAGCGATTGAAGCTGCTGACCGCTGTATGCGTGGCGAAGGCGCTCCATCACCAATCTACGAAGGTGAAGATTCAGTTATCGCTTACATGTTAGATGGCAAAGATGGACAATACCTTGTTACTTTACCTGAAACTGGTGAAGAAAAACGCGCTATCTTAGAAACATACACAAAAGAACACTCTGCTGAGTACCAATCTCAAGCCTTGATCGATTTAGCTGCTCGTATGAAAACTAAGATCACAAACTTTGAAGATATCAAAGAAATCGTGATTCATACATCTCATCACACTCACTATGTTATCGGTACGGGTGCAAACGATCCTCAGAAAATGGATCCGAAAGCGTCTCGCGAAACATTAGATCACTCGATCATGTACATCTTTGCAGTCGCTCTACAAGACGGAACATGGCACCACGTTGATTCTTATGCTCCTGAGCGCGCTAACCGCCCTGATACAGTTAGACTTTGGAATAAAATCAGAACTGTTGAAGACGCTAAATGGACAGAGATGTATCACGATCAAGATCCGAACAAAAAACGCTTCGGTGGCCGTGTAGAAATTATCTTCAACAACGGAGAAAAACTAGTTGATGAATTAGGTGTTGCGAATGCTCACCCTGCTGGTGCTAAACCATTCAAACGTGCAGATTACATCCGTAAGTTTGACACTTTAACTTCAGAGATCATCACAAAAGATGAACGCAATCGTTTCATCTCTTTATGTGAGCGCTTACCTGAGTTAACAGCTACTGAAATTCAACAATTGAACGTTCAAATTCCAATCGACAAATTGATCAACAACAAACGTGATCAAAAAGGAATTTTCTAA